The proteins below come from a single Zhouia spongiae genomic window:
- a CDS encoding glycoside hydrolase family 15 protein — protein MKNLDYGIIGNCRSAALISKYGSLDWCCLPEFDSSSVFAKILDEKIGGSFEILVDDDYAVNQYYIPGTSILVTSFHRGNDAFEIRDFMPRYKKDSGGYHSPPEVVRYVKLVSGTPVFKVKYNPKLEYAIGTTRSYAKDNFIASLTHEERFDTLFLYTNFKKDKIIDGEEIKLIKNGYFLITYHEKILEPTVKSIYLELERTKVYWLNWVERIPVYEQYSDWIERSAITLKLLSYQKSGAVLAAATTSLPETIGEVRNWDYRFCWIRDASMVIKVSSELGHKNMVKRFLRFITDLMPDKDEKLQIMYGINREKELTERTLDHLNGYEGSKPVRIGNAAYEQRQNDIYGILMDVIHQQLVHFRTDIEHDEELWSITKGIVWVVNKHWTEPDKGIWEFRTEERHFTFSKVLCWVAIERALRVAQLLKKDSKIKKWEILEQQIKEDILANAWNEEKQAFTQSYGSADLDASVLLMESYGFIEAKNPKYISTVKAIGEELSNDGLLYRYKNKDDFGLPSSSFTICTFWYINSLFKIGEHEPAQRLFNQLLSYSNHLGLFSEDIDFKTKRLLGNFPQAYSHLALIETAMNFSSVSKEDDILEKLQK, from the coding sequence ATGAAAAACTTGGATTATGGTATCATAGGTAACTGCAGGAGTGCAGCATTAATATCTAAATACGGATCGTTGGATTGGTGTTGCCTTCCGGAATTTGATTCTTCATCGGTTTTTGCGAAAATATTAGATGAGAAGATAGGAGGGAGTTTTGAAATTTTAGTAGATGATGATTATGCTGTAAATCAATATTATATTCCTGGAACCAGTATTTTGGTGACTAGCTTTCACAGGGGGAATGATGCTTTTGAAATAAGAGATTTCATGCCCCGGTATAAAAAGGATAGTGGCGGTTATCATTCTCCTCCTGAAGTAGTTAGGTATGTAAAGCTTGTCTCCGGAACTCCCGTTTTTAAGGTAAAGTACAATCCGAAGCTGGAATATGCAATCGGAACTACAAGGTCGTATGCCAAAGATAATTTTATTGCAAGTTTAACCCATGAAGAACGTTTTGATACTTTATTTCTGTATACCAATTTTAAGAAGGATAAGATCATTGATGGTGAAGAAATAAAATTGATCAAGAATGGTTATTTCCTGATTACATACCATGAAAAAATATTAGAGCCGACTGTTAAAAGCATTTACCTTGAACTTGAACGCACCAAAGTTTATTGGCTAAATTGGGTAGAGCGTATTCCGGTATATGAGCAGTATAGTGACTGGATAGAGCGCAGTGCTATTACCCTTAAGTTACTGAGTTATCAGAAATCAGGGGCCGTGCTTGCAGCGGCAACCACTTCATTGCCGGAAACCATTGGTGAGGTGAGAAACTGGGATTATCGATTTTGCTGGATAAGAGATGCATCAATGGTTATTAAAGTTTCGTCGGAATTAGGGCATAAAAATATGGTAAAACGATTTTTGAGATTTATTACAGACCTGATGCCAGATAAGGATGAGAAACTCCAGATTATGTATGGGATAAACCGGGAAAAAGAACTTACAGAACGAACGCTCGATCATTTAAATGGGTATGAGGGCTCCAAACCTGTCCGAATCGGTAATGCTGCTTACGAACAACGCCAGAATGATATCTATGGTATTTTGATGGATGTCATTCATCAGCAATTAGTGCATTTCAGAACCGATATAGAACACGATGAGGAATTATGGAGTATAACAAAAGGGATTGTGTGGGTTGTTAATAAACACTGGACGGAGCCCGATAAGGGAATCTGGGAATTTCGAACAGAGGAGCGCCATTTTACATTTTCAAAAGTATTATGTTGGGTCGCTATTGAACGGGCGCTTAGGGTAGCGCAACTTCTGAAGAAAGATTCGAAAATCAAAAAATGGGAGATTCTGGAGCAACAAATCAAAGAAGATATCCTGGCGAATGCCTGGAATGAAGAGAAACAAGCATTTACACAATCGTATGGTTCTGCTGATCTTGATGCATCTGTTTTACTCATGGAATCCTATGGCTTTATAGAGGCAAAAAATCCAAAGTATATAAGTACTGTAAAAGCCATAGGAGAGGAGCTTAGTAATGACGGACTTTTATACAGGTACAAAAACAAAGATGATTTTGGTTTACCAAGCTCATCATTTACAATCTGTACTTTCTGGTATATCAATAGTTTGTTTAAAATCGGGGAACACGAGCCTGCCCAAAGGTTATTTAATCAACTACTCTCGTATAGTAATCATTTGGGATTATTTAGCGAAGATATAGATTTTAAAACGAAGCGTTTACTTGGCAATTTCCCTCAGGCGTATTCGCATTTGGCTTTGATTGAAACCGCCATGAATTTTTCGAGCGTTTCCAAAGAAGATGATATACTGGAGAAACTTCAGAAATAA